The following proteins are encoded in a genomic region of Dehalococcoidia bacterium:
- a CDS encoding methyltransferase domain-containing protein, with product MASRPRVLLVDYFRMGIRPGQKVLDIGCGQGRHVVGTCHNPCLGVGLDIDLGLLREARERLEEAARMLPGWIKGHGEFVLGDACHLPFADAAFDHVIACEVVEHVPDDDGLLREAVRVLRPGGSLVVSIPRFLPEAICWAINRRLMTLPGSHVRIYPPGAVERKLRRLGLELYDHRHDHGYWSLYWIAYALLDRIVGGKRAEAAMAWARRLIESYSLRPGPLAVRLEEDINRYFAKSCVIYARKPTDGEGPCASAS from the coding sequence ATGGCATCACGGCCGCGCGTGCTGCTGGTGGACTACTTCCGCATGGGCATCCGCCCAGGGCAGAAGGTGCTGGACATCGGATGCGGGCAGGGCCGCCACGTGGTGGGCACCTGTCACAACCCCTGCCTGGGCGTGGGACTGGACATCGACCTGGGGCTGCTGCGGGAGGCCCGAGAGCGCCTGGAGGAGGCAGCCCGGATGCTGCCGGGGTGGATCAAGGGCCACGGGGAGTTCGTGCTGGGTGACGCCTGCCACCTCCCCTTCGCCGACGCGGCCTTCGACCACGTCATCGCCTGCGAAGTGGTGGAGCACGTACCCGACGACGACGGCCTCTTGCGGGAGGCGGTGCGAGTGCTGCGCCCCGGCGGCTCCCTGGTGGTCAGCATACCCCGCTTTCTGCCCGAGGCCATCTGCTGGGCCATCAACCGCCGCCTAATGACCCTACCCGGCTCACATGTGCGCATCTACCCCCCCGGCGCTGTCGAGCGCAAGCTGCGGCGCTTGGGGCTGGAGCTTTACGACCACCGCCACGACCACGGCTACTGGTCCCTGTACTGGATCGCCTATGCCTTGCTGGACCGTATCGTGGGCGGGAAGCGAGCCGAGGCGGCAATGGCCTGGGCCCGCCGCCTCATCGAGTCCTACTCCCTGCGGCCCGGGCCTCTGGCCGTTCGACTGGAGGAGGACATCAACCGCTACTTCGCCAAGTCTTGCGTCATCTACGCCCGCAAGCCCACCGACGGGGAGGGGCCGTGCGCATCTGCTTCCTGA
- a CDS encoding glycosyltransferase family 4 protein, whose product MRICFLMYHGSMYSGGQGVYLYYLTRELARLGHEVHVISGPPYPRLAPGVTLHRVDGTSYYRFLEDKRGFLDRRSPWEFFYPLNFFELLTTRYGFYTLMLTYSLRALPVFLELHRRHPFDVVHDNQGLGLGYLGIKAQGVPLVATIHHPLLVDAHNAVARSRSLVQKVRRVLFYPAILQAPAARVADRIITVSQASAELVAWAFRVPRAKIEVIYNGVDSETFRPLGLEREHRSIIYVGNSEDPNKGAQFLMEALHYLLRDGIDFRLTLVDRPRGGLQLVPKLVRRYGLSTRVRFAGRLSTAALVRAYNRSQLMACPSLYEGFGMPVSEAMACGTAVVATRGGALPEVVGEDGAGLLVPPGDSRALAEAIAELLADPERCARMGQEGRRRVLSLFSWRKAALETVRVYEQVLSGSE is encoded by the coding sequence GTGCGCATCTGCTTCCTGATGTATCACGGCAGCATGTATTCGGGAGGCCAGGGGGTATACCTCTACTATCTGACCCGCGAGCTGGCCCGGCTGGGCCATGAGGTGCACGTCATCTCGGGGCCTCCCTACCCGCGGCTGGCGCCGGGGGTCACCCTGCACCGGGTAGACGGCACCAGCTATTACCGCTTCCTGGAGGACAAAAGGGGATTCCTGGACCGAAGGAGTCCCTGGGAGTTCTTCTACCCCCTCAACTTCTTCGAGCTGCTCACCACCCGGTACGGTTTCTACACCCTGATGCTCACCTACAGCCTGCGGGCCTTGCCCGTATTCCTGGAGCTGCACCGTCGCCACCCCTTCGATGTGGTGCACGACAATCAGGGGTTGGGGCTGGGCTACCTGGGCATCAAGGCGCAGGGGGTGCCGCTGGTAGCCACCATTCACCATCCGCTGCTGGTGGACGCCCACAACGCCGTGGCCCGCAGCCGCTCCTTGGTGCAGAAGGTGCGCAGGGTGCTTTTCTACCCGGCCATCCTGCAGGCGCCGGCGGCGCGGGTGGCCGACCGCATCATCACCGTGTCGCAGGCCTCGGCAGAGCTGGTGGCGTGGGCCTTCCGGGTGCCCAGGGCCAAGATCGAAGTCATCTACAATGGCGTGGACAGCGAGACCTTCCGCCCTCTGGGGCTGGAGCGGGAGCACCGCTCCATCATTTATGTCGGCAATTCCGAGGACCCCAACAAGGGTGCGCAGTTCCTGATGGAGGCGTTGCACTACCTGCTGCGGGACGGCATCGACTTCAGGCTGACACTGGTGGACCGGCCGCGGGGTGGTCTGCAACTGGTGCCCAAGCTGGTGCGCCGCTACGGCCTCAGCACCAGGGTCCGCTTCGCGGGGCGCCTCAGCACTGCCGCCCTGGTGCGGGCCTACAACCGCTCCCAACTGATGGCCTGTCCCTCGCTTTACGAGGGGTTCGGCATGCCCGTCTCGGAGGCCATGGCCTGCGGCACGGCCGTGGTGGCCACCCGCGGGGGTGCTCTGCCCGAGGTGGTGGGGGAGGACGGCGCTGGCCTGCTGGTGCCGCCCGGGGACTCGCGCGCCCTGGCCGAGGCCATCGCCGAGCTGCTGGCAGACCCGGAGCGATGCGCCCGCATGGGCCAGGAGGGGCGCCGCCGCGTCCTTTCCCTCTTCAGTTGGCGGAAGGCGGCGCTGGAGACCGTGCGCGTCTACGAGCAGGTGCTGTCAGGGAGCGAGTGA
- a CDS encoding ribose-phosphate pyrophosphokinase, with product MRPSFYVYEELKVFTGRSHPALAQAICDYLEIPLGEADVFEFSNENIFVRYHENIRARDVFLVQPFCSPVNTSIMELLIMIDAARRASAGRITAVVPYYSYGRSDKKDQPRVPITARLLANLIETAGADRLLTIDLHAGQIQGFFNIPVDELTALGILARHFRDKFGPDGLQEVTVVATDVGDAKRARRMADRLGVPLAIVEKRRLGNQEQVEAVNIIGEVKGRTALIVDDEVLTGGTLAATADIVLRQGARQVYACCTHALLAGRAVEVLERSQIKELAVTDTVPIPQDKRMPNMTVLSVAPLLGEAIRRIHTGQSVGALFDEY from the coding sequence ATGCGTCCCAGCTTCTATGTCTACGAAGAGCTGAAGGTATTCACAGGGCGGTCCCATCCCGCCCTGGCCCAGGCCATCTGCGACTACCTGGAGATACCCCTGGGCGAGGCCGACGTCTTCGAGTTCAGCAACGAGAACATATTCGTCCGCTACCACGAAAACATCCGCGCCCGCGACGTATTCCTGGTGCAGCCCTTCTGCTCCCCCGTCAACACCAGCATCATGGAGCTTCTGATCATGATAGACGCCGCCCGGCGCGCTTCGGCCGGCCGCATCACTGCCGTAGTCCCCTATTACTCCTATGGGCGCAGCGACAAGAAGGACCAGCCGCGGGTGCCCATCACCGCCAGGCTGCTGGCCAACCTCATTGAGACGGCGGGAGCGGACCGCTTGCTGACCATCGACCTGCATGCCGGCCAGATCCAGGGCTTCTTCAACATCCCGGTGGACGAGCTGACGGCCCTGGGCATCTTGGCCCGTCATTTCCGCGACAAGTTCGGCCCGGACGGCCTGCAGGAGGTAACGGTGGTAGCCACCGACGTGGGCGACGCCAAGCGGGCGCGGCGCATGGCCGACCGCCTGGGGGTGCCTCTGGCCATCGTCGAGAAGCGGCGCCTGGGCAACCAGGAGCAGGTAGAGGCGGTCAACATCATCGGCGAGGTGAAGGGGCGCACGGCCCTCATCGTGGACGACGAGGTGCTGACGGGCGGCACCCTGGCCGCCACCGCCGACATCGTGCTGCGCCAGGGCGCTCGCCAGGTCTACGCCTGCTGCACCCATGCCCTCCTGGCCGGGCGAGCCGTCGAGGTGCTGGAGCGAAGCCAGATAAAGGAGCTGGCGGTTACCGACACGGTGCCCATCCCGCAGGACAAGCGCATGCCCAACATGACGGTGCTGTCGGTGGCGCCGCTGCTGGGCGAGGCCATCCGCCGCATCCACACCGGCCAGTCCGTGGGCGCCCTGTTCGACGAGTACTGA
- the secA gene encoding preprotein translocase subunit SecA: MLGALRRVIGDENERQLRKLWPLVEAINRLEPEMERLTDAELRAKTDQFRARLQDGETLDDLLPEAFAVVREVAKRRLGMRHFDVQLLGGIVLHQGKIAEMKTGEGKTLVATLPLYLNALEGKGCHLVTQNDYLAKRDAQWMGPIYHALGLSVGVLQHEASYRFDPGANLDNPSLRYLEPISRREAYLCDITYGTNNEFGFDYLRDNMAVDLSQVVQRRDHPHHYAIVDEVDNILIDEARTPLIISGPAEESEEIYRTFARLVARLREGEDYVVDLKHRSVALTEEGITKVERALGISNLYDPQHYRLTRFLDAALKAQALYQRDRDYVVKDGEVIIVDEFTGRLMYGRRWSDGLHQAVEAKEGVRVQRESITYATITIQNYFRMYEKLAGMTGTAWTEREEFRTIYGLDVVVIPTHKPMIRQDYPDVVYRSAEGKWRAVVKEIEEAHAQGRPVLVGTVSIENSERLAEMVRRMAVCRSSECQRYYQVCPLREPQVLNAKHHEREALIIAQAGRYGAVTIATNMAGRGVDIILGGNPELLAENLARQRGLNLVALPPEEQARIREEAHRLWQEEHDKVVAAGGLHVVGTERHEARRIDNQLRGRSGRQGDPGSSRFFVSFDDDIMRRFAPEWVKGLLGRLGMDEDTPLESRLVSKAIEQAQTKVEAHNFDIRKHVVQYDDVMNTHRELIYRERRKILEGADLKANIQEMIAQELAELVDRHYGEGQPDHKALMAELREFFPSLPAISPEELAEMDPEELEERLLAHAEAVYEEKERELGNEGMRLLERLVMLTTIDQLWVHHLTALDEMRQGVGLRGYGGQDPLVVFRREAHDMWQQLLQHIRALVVRRILRETLVPAAAPAPSRPRNLRESGPEKESALPATASRQPVGAAVGGKVGRNDPCPCGSGRKYKKCCGRTA; encoded by the coding sequence ATGCTCGGGGCGTTGAGAAGGGTCATCGGCGACGAGAACGAGCGCCAGCTGCGCAAGCTCTGGCCCCTGGTGGAGGCCATCAACCGCCTGGAGCCGGAGATGGAGCGCCTCACGGACGCCGAGCTGCGCGCCAAGACCGACCAGTTCAGGGCCCGCCTGCAGGACGGCGAGACGCTGGACGACCTGTTGCCCGAGGCCTTCGCCGTGGTGCGCGAGGTGGCCAAGCGCCGCCTGGGCATGCGCCACTTCGACGTCCAGCTCCTGGGCGGCATCGTCCTCCACCAGGGAAAGATCGCCGAGATGAAGACGGGCGAGGGCAAGACGCTGGTGGCCACCCTCCCCCTCTATCTCAACGCCCTGGAGGGCAAGGGCTGCCACCTGGTGACCCAGAACGACTACCTGGCCAAGCGCGACGCCCAGTGGATGGGCCCCATCTACCACGCCCTGGGCCTCTCGGTGGGGGTGCTGCAGCACGAGGCCTCCTACCGCTTCGACCCCGGCGCCAACCTGGACAACCCCAGCCTTCGTTACCTGGAGCCTATCTCGCGGCGCGAGGCCTACCTCTGCGACATCACCTACGGCACCAACAACGAGTTCGGCTTCGACTACCTGCGCGACAACATGGCCGTGGACCTGTCGCAGGTCGTCCAGCGCCGCGACCACCCCCACCACTACGCCATCGTCGACGAGGTGGACAACATCCTCATCGACGAGGCGCGGACGCCCCTCATCATCTCGGGGCCGGCGGAGGAGTCGGAGGAGATATACCGCACCTTCGCTCGCCTCGTGGCCCGCCTGCGGGAGGGCGAGGACTACGTGGTGGACCTCAAGCACCGCTCGGTGGCCCTCACGGAGGAGGGCATAACGAAGGTGGAACGGGCGCTGGGCATATCCAACCTCTACGATCCTCAGCACTATCGCCTCACCCGCTTCCTGGACGCCGCCCTGAAGGCCCAGGCCCTCTACCAGCGCGACCGCGACTACGTGGTCAAGGACGGCGAGGTCATCATCGTCGACGAGTTCACCGGCCGCCTCATGTACGGCCGGCGCTGGTCCGATGGCCTCCACCAGGCTGTGGAGGCCAAGGAGGGCGTTCGCGTCCAGCGCGAGTCCATCACCTACGCCACCATCACCATCCAGAACTACTTCCGCATGTACGAGAAGCTGGCGGGCATGACGGGCACCGCCTGGACGGAGCGGGAGGAGTTCCGCACCATTTACGGCCTGGACGTGGTGGTCATCCCCACCCACAAGCCCATGATCCGCCAGGACTACCCCGACGTGGTCTATCGCTCGGCCGAGGGCAAGTGGCGGGCGGTGGTCAAGGAGATCGAGGAGGCCCACGCCCAGGGGAGGCCGGTGCTGGTGGGCACCGTCTCCATCGAAAACTCGGAGCGGCTAGCGGAGATGGTGCGGCGCATGGCTGTGTGCCGCAGCTCCGAATGCCAACGCTACTACCAGGTCTGCCCCTTGCGGGAACCGCAGGTGCTGAACGCCAAGCACCACGAGCGGGAGGCGCTCATCATCGCCCAGGCGGGACGCTACGGGGCTGTAACCATCGCCACCAACATGGCCGGCCGCGGCGTGGACATCATCCTGGGCGGCAACCCTGAGCTGCTGGCCGAGAACCTGGCCCGACAGCGGGGCCTGAACCTGGTAGCGCTACCGCCCGAGGAGCAGGCCCGCATCCGCGAAGAGGCGCACCGTCTGTGGCAAGAGGAGCACGACAAGGTCGTGGCTGCCGGTGGCCTGCACGTGGTGGGCACCGAGCGGCACGAGGCACGCCGCATCGACAACCAGCTCCGAGGTCGTTCCGGCCGCCAGGGCGACCCCGGCTCCTCTCGCTTCTTCGTGTCCTTCGACGACGATATCATGCGCCGTTTCGCCCCCGAGTGGGTCAAGGGCCTGCTGGGACGCCTGGGCATGGACGAGGACACCCCCCTCGAGAGCCGCCTCGTATCCAAGGCCATCGAGCAGGCCCAGACCAAGGTGGAGGCCCACAACTTCGACATCCGCAAGCACGTCGTCCAGTACGACGACGTCATGAACACCCACCGCGAACTCATTTACCGCGAGCGCCGCAAGATCCTCGAAGGCGCGGACCTCAAGGCCAATATCCAGGAGATGATCGCCCAGGAGCTTGCGGAGCTGGTGGACCGACACTACGGCGAAGGCCAGCCCGACCACAAAGCCCTCATGGCGGAGCTGCGGGAGTTCTTCCCCTCGCTGCCGGCCATCTCCCCCGAGGAGCTGGCCGAAATGGACCCCGAAGAGCTGGAGGAGCGGCTCCTGGCCCACGCCGAGGCCGTCTACGAGGAAAAGGAGCGCGAGCTGGGAAACGAGGGCATGCGCCTCCTGGAGCGGCTGGTGATGCTCACCACTATCGACCAGCTCTGGGTGCACCACCTCACCGCCCTGGACGAGATGCGGCAAGGCGTGGGCCTGCGGGGCTACGGCGGCCAGGACCCCCTGGTGGTCTTCCGCCGCGAGGCTCACGACATGTGGCAGCAGCTGCTACAGCACATCCGCGCCCTGGTAGTGCGGCGCATCCTGCGGGAGACGCTGGTGCCCGCTGCCGCCCCCGCGCCGTCGCGCCCCCGCAACCTGCGTGAGTCGGGGCCCGAGAAGGAGTCTGCACTACCAGCAACGGCGTCGCGACAGCCAGTGGGGGCCGCCGTGGGGGGGAAGGTGGGCCGAAACGACCCCTGCCCTTGCGGGAGCGGCCGCAAATACAAGAAGTGTTGCGGTCGGACGGCCTGA
- a CDS encoding ABC transporter substrate-binding protein: MRLKRAWLLLAALLSLGLFLAACEEEEGPASPTPGTTPGRPGQVRTDFGVTDTEIKLGHTNVLSGSLAAVYQPVTPALQAYFEYVNREKGGVCGRRITLIVEDNQYSPTVARERVTKLIEQDRVLALVGDLGTPAVTGEVDYVNEQKVPHLYVSTGASKWGDYQRWPWTTGYIPDYVSEGRILGRFAQERFPNAKVGILYQNDDFGLDGRNGFKQEFRGQIVAEQSYESTATDISSQLANIRAAGADLVYLYATPAFSARAFQYMQQNNWRPQVMMSYVNPPVLTAQLAGGGNREAGLQLVQGTISTNYLLDFIADADKPEMKEHVRIMQTYGGPPIQSLSVYGQSLAELVVETLKRACDAGDMTRQGVMRAAESIRGFRTSLLLPGITINLGPRDHFSIQALMPVQIQPDGTPRPLRDQPISFE, encoded by the coding sequence ATGAGGCTCAAGCGTGCTTGGCTGTTGCTGGCAGCCCTGCTCTCCCTGGGCCTCTTCCTCGCTGCCTGCGAGGAGGAAGAGGGGCCAGCCAGCCCCACGCCAGGGACCACCCCGGGCCGGCCCGGCCAGGTGAGGACCGACTTCGGCGTCACCGACACCGAGATCAAGCTGGGCCACACCAACGTGCTCTCGGGCAGCCTGGCAGCTGTCTACCAGCCGGTGACGCCTGCCTTGCAGGCCTATTTTGAATACGTCAACCGCGAGAAGGGCGGCGTGTGTGGCCGCCGCATCACCCTGATCGTCGAGGACAACCAGTACAGCCCCACCGTGGCCCGCGAGCGGGTGACCAAGCTCATCGAGCAGGACCGGGTGCTGGCCCTGGTGGGCGACCTGGGTACGCCGGCGGTGACGGGCGAGGTGGACTACGTCAACGAGCAGAAGGTGCCACACCTCTACGTGTCCACCGGCGCCTCCAAGTGGGGCGACTATCAGCGCTGGCCCTGGACTACCGGCTACATCCCTGACTACGTCAGCGAGGGCCGCATCCTGGGCCGCTTCGCGCAGGAGCGCTTCCCCAACGCCAAGGTGGGCATCCTGTACCAGAACGACGACTTCGGCCTGGACGGGCGCAATGGCTTTAAGCAGGAGTTCAGGGGCCAGATCGTGGCCGAGCAGTCCTACGAGTCCACGGCCACCGACATCAGCTCCCAGCTGGCCAACATCAGGGCGGCTGGCGCTGACCTGGTCTACCTCTACGCGACGCCCGCCTTCTCGGCCCGCGCCTTCCAGTACATGCAGCAGAACAACTGGCGGCCCCAGGTCATGATGAGCTACGTGAACCCGCCCGTGCTCACGGCCCAGTTGGCCGGCGGCGGTAACCGCGAAGCGGGGCTGCAGTTGGTCCAGGGCACCATCAGCACCAATTACCTCCTGGACTTCATTGCCGATGCGGACAAACCGGAGATGAAGGAGCACGTCCGCATCATGCAGACCTACGGCGGGCCGCCTATCCAGAGCCTTTCGGTTTACGGCCAGTCTCTGGCCGAGCTCGTGGTGGAAACTCTGAAGCGGGCCTGCGATGCCGGCGACATGACGCGGCAGGGCGTCATGCGGGCAGCCGAGTCCATCCGTGGCTTCCGCACCAGCCTGCTGCTGCCGGGCATCACCATCAACCTGGGTCCCAGGGACCACTTCTCCATCCAGGCGCTGATGCCGGTCCAGATCCAGCCTGACGGCACGCCGAGGCCGCTGCGCGACCAGCCCATCTCCTTCGAGTAG
- a CDS encoding branched-chain amino acid ABC transporter permease, with amino-acid sequence MQMDIWPFLALSLGVTGLVRVLPWGTERQRIVASLLVLLAFMCWAPFVLDNFRLIQMTRIAAFGLTLIGLNILTGYNGQVSLGHGAFVLMGAYTVAVLLDRKEQLNLIDASPWPFWATIFAAGFLAAAAGLVIGVPALRLSGPYLAIATLAVMISLPIIVRKYGAFTGGSQGIAFSRPPTPPFLEDLLRREQWMYFLVLLALVVMTVLAWNLLRGQFGRALQAVRDSEVAAAAMGIHVARVKVLAFVISAFYAGVAGAFLALISGIVNPETVDIVQSINYLAGIVIGGLASIMGSIIGAAAIIFIPSDAANQLAKLPFLDPDMLRRAPGAIQGAVVILVMILMPYGIAGALHRLARLRPEQVLARWREAPAMASQALGRLSWAWDIRPWARQGPGSNNPKREVVGHGDGGVKGSNPDEMTKGGQ; translated from the coding sequence ATGCAGATGGACATCTGGCCCTTCCTGGCCCTGTCGCTGGGCGTGACCGGACTGGTGCGCGTCCTGCCGTGGGGGACGGAGCGGCAGCGCATCGTGGCCTCGCTGCTGGTATTGCTGGCCTTCATGTGCTGGGCGCCCTTTGTGCTGGACAACTTCCGCCTCATCCAGATGACGCGCATCGCCGCCTTCGGGCTGACGCTCATCGGCCTCAACATCCTCACGGGCTACAACGGGCAGGTGTCGTTGGGGCATGGGGCCTTCGTGTTGATGGGCGCCTACACCGTGGCGGTGTTGCTGGACCGCAAGGAGCAGCTCAACCTCATAGACGCCAGCCCCTGGCCCTTCTGGGCCACCATCTTTGCGGCGGGTTTCCTGGCAGCGGCAGCGGGGCTGGTCATCGGCGTGCCGGCCCTGCGCCTGTCGGGCCCCTATCTGGCCATCGCCACCCTGGCGGTGATGATCAGCCTGCCCATCATCGTCCGCAAGTACGGGGCCTTCACCGGTGGCTCCCAGGGGATAGCCTTCAGTCGTCCGCCCACTCCGCCCTTCCTGGAGGACCTGCTGCGGCGGGAACAGTGGATGTATTTCCTCGTCTTGCTGGCCTTGGTGGTGATGACGGTCCTGGCCTGGAACCTCCTGCGGGGCCAGTTCGGGCGGGCGCTGCAAGCGGTGCGGGACTCGGAGGTGGCGGCAGCAGCCATGGGCATCCATGTGGCGCGGGTGAAGGTCCTGGCCTTCGTCATCAGCGCCTTCTACGCCGGCGTGGCGGGCGCCTTCCTGGCCCTCATCTCCGGCATAGTCAACCCAGAGACGGTGGACATAGTCCAGTCCATCAATTACCTGGCGGGCATCGTTATCGGCGGTCTGGCGTCGATAATGGGCTCCATCATCGGCGCGGCAGCCATAATCTTCATACCCTCGGATGCGGCCAACCAGCTGGCCAAGCTGCCCTTCCTGGACCCCGATATGCTCAGAAGGGCGCCAGGGGCCATCCAGGGGGCGGTGGTGATCCTGGTGATGATACTGATGCCCTACGGGATAGCCGGAGCGCTCCACCGCCTGGCCCGGCTGCGGCCCGAGCAGGTGCTGGCCAGGTGGCGCGAGGCGCCGGCCATGGCCTCCCAGGCGCTGGGGCGCCTTTCCTGGGCCTGGGACATTCGCCCTTGGGCCCGGCAAGGCCCAGGGAGCAACAACCCTAAAAGGGAGGTGGTAGGCCACGGCGACGGAGGTGTCAAAGGATCCAACCCGGACGAAATGACGAAGGGAGGTCAGTGA
- a CDS encoding branched-chain amino acid ABC transporter permease, translating into METLLSGLLSAPVFLAPKPWEDWSLFGEQIVLGLMTGALYALVALAIVLIYRSTDIINFAQSEMAMFGTFAMWSIWLSGVAFFSNPWVLLVLAGLFGLGLGAVVERVVIRPVEGKPILTIVVVTLGLFLVLNSVATWIWAQGELPKSFPSPLSLLDSWDIGFASIPEHRVLIFAIGVAAMVLLGLLFNYTKVGLAMRATAQNPLAAQLMGINVGNMLTLGWALSGALGGIAGALIAPVVTLHPAFMLPVLLYSFAAAVLGGLNSAPGAIIGGFIIGVAENLLGTYTPHAILGPEMSLPLVLMLLVAILLVRPTGLLGERTVRKV; encoded by the coding sequence ATGGAGACCCTGCTCTCCGGCCTGCTGTCGGCGCCCGTGTTCCTGGCACCCAAGCCCTGGGAGGACTGGTCCCTGTTCGGGGAGCAGATCGTCTTGGGGCTGATGACGGGCGCCCTCTACGCTTTGGTAGCCCTGGCCATCGTGCTCATTTACCGCTCCACCGACATCATCAACTTTGCCCAGAGCGAGATGGCCATGTTCGGCACCTTCGCCATGTGGTCCATCTGGCTGTCGGGGGTAGCCTTCTTCTCCAACCCGTGGGTGCTGCTGGTGCTGGCGGGCCTGTTCGGGCTGGGGCTGGGGGCTGTGGTGGAGCGGGTGGTGATCCGGCCGGTGGAGGGGAAGCCCATCCTGACCATCGTGGTGGTGACCCTGGGCCTGTTCCTGGTGCTGAACTCGGTGGCCACCTGGATCTGGGCGCAGGGCGAGTTGCCCAAGAGCTTCCCTTCGCCCCTGTCGCTCTTGGACTCCTGGGACATCGGCTTCGCCAGCATACCCGAGCACCGGGTCCTGATCTTCGCCATCGGGGTGGCGGCCATGGTGCTCTTGGGGCTGCTGTTCAACTACACCAAGGTGGGGCTGGCCATGCGGGCTACGGCCCAGAACCCCCTCGCCGCCCAGCTCATGGGCATCAACGTGGGCAACATGCTCACCCTGGGCTGGGCCCTGTCGGGGGCGCTGGGTGGCATCGCTGGTGCCCTCATCGCGCCGGTGGTGACTCTCCATCCGGCCTTCATGCTGCCGGTACTGCTCTACTCCTTCGCCGCCGCCGTGCTGGGAGGCCTCAACAGCGCGCCGGGGGCGATAATCGGCGGGTTCATCATCGGTGTGGCCGAGAACCTGCTGGGCACCTACACCCCCCATGCCATACTGGGCCCCGAGATGAGCCTGCCGCTGGTGTTGATGCTCTTGGTGGCCATACTGCTGGTGCGGCCCACGGGCCTGCTGGGCGAACGGACTGTTAGGAAGGTGTAG
- a CDS encoding ABC transporter ATP-binding protein, protein MLRLEGVTAAYGPIVALRDVSLEVEAGSVVTILGANGAGKTSTLRVISGLLRPQAGVVEFEGVAIDRLSPDKIVRLGIVQVPEGRQLFSQLTVRENLELGAYLRRDRAGIRRDLERVFNYFPILAQRQRQAAGSLSGGEQQMLAIGRALMARPRLLLLDEPSLGLAPLVTREIFSIIRAINQQEGITVLLVEQNARLALDIARKGYVLETGRVVLSDLAENLRRNEEVRRSYLGY, encoded by the coding sequence ATGCTGCGGCTTGAGGGGGTGACGGCGGCCTACGGGCCCATCGTGGCCCTGCGCGACGTCTCGCTGGAGGTAGAGGCGGGCTCGGTGGTGACCATACTGGGGGCCAACGGGGCCGGCAAGACCTCCACCCTGCGGGTGATCTCGGGGCTGCTGCGGCCCCAGGCCGGCGTGGTGGAGTTCGAGGGTGTGGCCATAGACCGCCTCAGCCCCGACAAGATAGTGCGGCTGGGCATCGTGCAGGTGCCGGAGGGGCGTCAGCTCTTCTCTCAGCTGACGGTGCGGGAGAACCTGGAGCTGGGGGCCTATCTGCGGCGCGACCGTGCGGGCATCCGTCGTGACCTGGAGCGGGTGTTCAACTATTTCCCCATCCTGGCCCAGCGGCAGCGACAGGCGGCGGGCAGCCTCTCGGGTGGCGAGCAGCAGATGCTGGCCATCGGTCGGGCCCTCATGGCCCGTCCCAGGCTGCTCCTGCTGGACGAGCCATCGCTGGGGCTGGCGCCGCTGGTGACACGGGAGATCTTCAGCATCATCCGTGCCATCAACCAGCAGGAGGGGATAACGGTGCTCTTGGTGGAGCAGAACGCCCGCCTGGCCCTGGACATCGCCCGCAAGGGCTACGTTCTGGAGACGGGGCGGGTGGTGCTTTCGGACCTGGCCGAGAACCTGCGTCGCAACGAAGAGGTGCGGCGCTCCTATCTGGGATACTGA
- a CDS encoding ABC transporter ATP-binding protein has product MPLLELRDVRKHFGGIAAVDGVSFDVEEGKIVGLIGPNGAGKTTIFNLISRLYDPDAGSMRFGGRDLLRLAPHQVLEAGIARTFQNVELFRTMSVLDNVMVAQSHRLRVGVLEEMLRPPWVERKERRAREQALEALAMLGLEGVAQMPAGALPFAVQKKVEIARALVARPRLLLLDEPASGLNHEELMALGETIRSICKQMGVTVLLVEHHMNLVMSVSDHVVVLNFGRKIAEGSPEEVARNPAVIEAYLGEQDDAAA; this is encoded by the coding sequence ATGCCCCTTCTAGAGCTCCGGGACGTGCGCAAGCACTTCGGCGGCATCGCGGCGGTGGACGGGGTCAGCTTCGACGTGGAGGAGGGCAAGATAGTGGGCCTCATCGGCCCCAACGGCGCTGGCAAGACCACCATCTTCAACCTTATCAGCCGCCTCTACGACCCTGACGCTGGCTCCATGCGTTTCGGTGGCCGCGACCTGCTGCGGCTGGCCCCGCACCAGGTGCTGGAGGCCGGGATCGCCCGCACCTTCCAGAACGTGGAGCTGTTCCGCACCATGTCGGTGCTGGACAACGTCATGGTGGCCCAGAGCCACCGCCTGCGGGTGGGGGTGCTGGAGGAGATGCTTCGCCCCCCGTGGGTGGAGCGCAAGGAGCGGCGGGCGCGGGAGCAGGCGCTGGAGGCCCTGGCGATGCTGGGGCTGGAGGGGGTGGCCCAGATGCCGGCCGGCGCCCTCCCCTTCGCCGTTCAGAAGAAGGTGGAGATCGCCCGCGCCCTGGTGGCCCGTCCCAGGCTGCTCTTGCTGGACGAGCCGGCCTCGGGCCTCAACCACGAGGAGCTGATGGCGCTGGGGGAGACCATTCGCTCCATCTGCAAGCAGATGGGGGTGACGGTGCTGCTGGTGGAGCACCACATGAACCTGGTGATGAGCGTCTCGGACCATGTGGTGGTGCTCAACTTCGGTCGCAAGATAGCCGAAGGCAGCCCGGAGGAGGTGGCCCGCAACCCGGCCGTCATCGAGGCCTACTTGGGGGAGCAGGACGATGCTGCGGCTTGA